From a single Streptomyces sp. NBC_00377 genomic region:
- a CDS encoding glycerol-3-phosphate dehydrogenase/oxidase produces the protein MTSQSTLQSVPALGTRPASGSNPSRAETREQLSKASYDLLVIGGGILGISTAWHAAQSGLRVALVDAGDFAGATSSASSKLLHGGLRYLQTGAVKLVAENHFERRAVSRQVAPHLANPLTFYLPVYKGGPHGAAKLGAGVFAYSALSAFGDGVGHLLSPAKAAQDVPELRTDNLKAVAVYGDDQMNDARMALMTVRAAVEAGAVVLNHAEVSGLRFTKGRVTGAELRDRLSGDEFGVDARLVLNATGPWVDHLRRMEDPNAAPSIRLSKGAHLVLKRTAPWRAALATPIDKYRITFALPWEDMLLLGTTDEEYEGDPADVSVTEKDTAQILDEAAFSIRDQQLDRDLITYAFAGLRVLPGGPGSTAKAKRETVVTEGRGGMLSVAGGKWTTFRHIGRTVMQKLEALPGHPLGDDFEPISSLPKKLPLPGVANPRAVAHRLLVDNPAPGPRMAADTARHLATHYGSLAFDIARLANDNPELRERVHPDAPEIWAQVVYARDNEWAQTADDVLRRRTTLTIRGLATDEVRGKVQDLLDKK, from the coding sequence ATGACCAGTCAGTCCACCCTGCAGTCCGTGCCTGCCCTGGGGACGCGCCCGGCGTCCGGCTCCAACCCGAGCCGCGCCGAGACCCGGGAGCAGCTCTCCAAGGCGTCGTACGACCTTCTCGTGATCGGCGGCGGCATCCTGGGCATCTCCACCGCCTGGCACGCCGCGCAGTCCGGCCTCAGGGTGGCTCTGGTCGACGCCGGCGACTTCGCCGGCGCCACCTCCTCCGCCTCCTCCAAGCTTCTCCACGGCGGTCTGCGCTACCTCCAGACCGGCGCGGTGAAGCTGGTGGCGGAGAACCACTTCGAGCGCCGTGCGGTCTCCCGTCAGGTGGCTCCCCACCTGGCGAACCCGCTCACGTTCTACCTCCCCGTGTACAAGGGCGGGCCGCACGGCGCGGCGAAGCTCGGGGCGGGCGTCTTCGCCTACTCCGCGCTGTCGGCGTTCGGCGACGGCGTCGGTCACCTCCTGTCCCCGGCCAAGGCCGCGCAGGACGTGCCCGAGCTGCGCACCGACAACCTCAAGGCCGTGGCCGTGTACGGCGACGACCAGATGAACGACGCGCGCATGGCGCTGATGACGGTCCGCGCGGCCGTCGAGGCGGGCGCCGTCGTCCTCAACCACGCCGAGGTCTCCGGTCTGCGCTTCACCAAGGGCCGGGTCACCGGCGCCGAGCTGCGCGACCGGCTCTCCGGCGACGAGTTCGGCGTCGACGCCCGGCTGGTGCTCAACGCCACCGGCCCGTGGGTCGACCACCTGCGCAGGATGGAGGACCCGAACGCGGCTCCGTCCATCCGCCTCTCCAAGGGCGCGCACCTGGTCCTGAAGCGCACCGCCCCCTGGCGGGCCGCGCTCGCGACCCCCATCGACAAGTACCGCATCACCTTCGCCCTCCCCTGGGAGGACATGCTGCTGCTCGGCACGACCGACGAGGAGTACGAGGGGGACCCGGCGGACGTCTCGGTCACCGAGAAGGACACCGCCCAGATACTCGACGAGGCCGCGTTCTCCATCCGTGACCAGCAGCTCGACCGTGACCTGATCACCTACGCCTTCGCGGGCCTGCGCGTGCTGCCGGGCGGGCCCGGCAGCACGGCGAAGGCCAAGCGCGAGACGGTGGTGACCGAGGGCAGGGGCGGCATGCTGTCCGTCGCCGGCGGCAAGTGGACGACCTTCCGGCACATCGGCCGTACGGTCATGCAGAAGCTGGAGGCGCTGCCGGGCCACCCGCTGGGCGACGACTTCGAGCCGATCTCCTCGCTGCCGAAGAAGCTGCCGTTGCCCGGCGTCGCCAACCCGCGCGCGGTCGCGCACCGGCTGCTCGTCGACAACCCGGCGCCCGGCCCGCGCATGGCGGCCGACACCGCCAGGCACCTGGCCACCCACTACGGCTCGCTCGCGTTCGACATCGCGCGGCTGGCCAACGACAACCCCGAGCTGCGCGAGCGCGTCCACCCGGACGCCCCCGAGATCTGGGCGCAGGTCGTGTACGCCCGCGACAACGAGTGGGCGCAGACGGCGGACGACGTGCTGCGCCGCCGTACGACGCTGACGATCCGCGGTCTCGCCACGGACGAGGTCCGCGGCAAGGTGCAGGACCTGCTCGACAAGAAGTAG
- a CDS encoding SMI1/KNR4 family protein yields MDIDRADPAELAALRAAFAVDDGGESALGWAAVRAFEAEHGVVLPEPYRTFVAEISDGSFQGPPEYGLVGLAELPSDWGGDGTARDLSKPFPLTEQWLWEEDDGPYEDPEAAMERVLDHGSVVLGTDGCAMNWHLVVTGPQRGRIWLVTDVGAMPFGAESGHAASAPGFADWVAHWAAGKEWFDTA; encoded by the coding sequence ATGGACATCGATCGGGCGGATCCCGCCGAACTGGCGGCCCTGCGGGCGGCCTTCGCCGTGGACGACGGCGGGGAGTCGGCGCTCGGCTGGGCGGCGGTGCGCGCCTTCGAGGCGGAACACGGGGTGGTGCTGCCGGAGCCCTACCGCACGTTCGTGGCCGAGATCTCCGACGGATCGTTCCAGGGGCCGCCGGAGTACGGTCTCGTAGGGCTGGCCGAGCTGCCCTCGGACTGGGGCGGGGACGGCACGGCCCGCGACCTGTCCAAGCCGTTCCCGCTCACGGAGCAGTGGCTGTGGGAGGAGGACGACGGGCCGTACGAGGACCCCGAAGCGGCCATGGAGCGGGTGCTCGACCACGGTTCCGTCGTGCTGGGAACGGACGGCTGCGCGATGAACTGGCACCTCGTCGTCACCGGCCCCCAGCGGGGGCGGATCTGGCTGGTGACCGACGTGGGGGCCATGCCGTTCGGCGCGGAGTCCGGGCACGCGGCCTCCGCGCCCGGCTTCGCGGACTGGGTCGCTCACTGGGCGGCCGGCAAGGAGTGGTTCGACACGGCCTGA